Proteins encoded together in one Variovorax paradoxus EPS window:
- the urtC gene encoding urea ABC transporter permease subunit UrtC has protein sequence MSVRTVGVALPAKGPLLSGKGWTAFFVALIVVCAVAPVLNIWVPADSPLHMSDYAVALVGKIMCYAICALAMDLIWGYTGILSLGHGLFFALGGYMMGMYLMRQIGRDGNYKSDLPDFMVFLDWKTLPWHWTFSDSFIATLILIVAVPGLIAFVFGFFAFRSRIKGVYFSIITQAMTFAAMLLFFRNETGFGGNNGFTDFKRILNIPIATQEMRMTLFALTGLTLLGFFLFAKWLIGSKFGRVLQAIRDAETRVMFSGYNPLPYKLTIWVISAVMCGVAGALYVPQVGIINPGEMSAANSIEIAIWAAVGGRASLIGPIIGAFIVNGAKSWLTVAYPEYWLYFLGALFIAVTLFLPNGIVGLVKKWLSREKTTAPAAPSAGREEAQRAMAAGQGMEPEALHAPLAADVKGARA, from the coding sequence ATTTCGGTGCGAACGGTCGGCGTCGCACTGCCGGCCAAAGGCCCGCTGCTGAGCGGCAAGGGCTGGACGGCCTTCTTCGTCGCGCTGATCGTCGTGTGCGCCGTGGCGCCGGTGCTCAACATATGGGTGCCCGCGGACAGCCCGCTGCACATGAGCGACTACGCCGTGGCGCTCGTCGGCAAGATCATGTGCTACGCCATCTGCGCGCTGGCCATGGACCTGATCTGGGGCTACACCGGCATCCTCTCGCTGGGCCACGGCCTCTTCTTCGCGCTCGGCGGCTACATGATGGGCATGTACCTCATGCGCCAGATCGGCCGCGACGGCAACTACAAGAGCGACCTGCCGGACTTCATGGTGTTCCTCGACTGGAAGACGCTGCCCTGGCACTGGACCTTCAGCGACAGCTTCATCGCCACACTGATCCTCATCGTCGCGGTGCCGGGCCTCATCGCTTTCGTGTTCGGCTTCTTCGCCTTCCGCTCGCGCATCAAGGGCGTGTATTTTTCGATCATCACGCAGGCCATGACCTTCGCGGCGATGCTGCTGTTCTTCCGCAACGAGACGGGCTTCGGCGGCAACAACGGCTTCACCGATTTCAAGCGCATCCTGAACATCCCGATCGCCACGCAGGAGATGCGCATGACGCTCTTCGCGCTCACCGGCCTCACGCTGCTGGGCTTCTTCCTGTTCGCGAAGTGGCTCATCGGCAGCAAGTTCGGCCGTGTGCTGCAGGCCATCCGCGATGCGGAAACGCGCGTGATGTTCTCGGGCTACAACCCGCTGCCCTACAAGCTCACGATCTGGGTGATCTCGGCCGTGATGTGCGGCGTGGCCGGTGCGCTGTATGTGCCGCAGGTCGGCATCATCAACCCGGGCGAGATGAGCGCGGCCAACTCCATCGAGATCGCGATCTGGGCGGCCGTCGGCGGGCGCGCGAGCTTGATCGGGCCGATCATCGGCGCCTTCATCGTCAATGGCGCGAAGAGCTGGCTCACGGTTGCGTATCCCGAGTACTGGCTGTACTTCCTCGGCGCGCTGTTCATTGCTGTCACGCTGTTCCTGCCGAACGGCATCGTGGGTCTGGTGAAGAAGTGGTTGTCGCGCGAGAAGACAACGGCACCGGCCGCGCCGAGCGCAGGCCGTGAAGAGGCGCAACGCGCCATGGCCGCAGGGCAGGGCATGGAGCCCGAGGCGCTGCACGCCCCGCTCGCCGCCGACGTGAAGGGAGCCCGCGCATGA
- the urtB gene encoding urea ABC transporter permease subunit UrtB, producing MLFMATAAHALTADEARAIASGESEARIAALNKAVLTADDKTAAFIQAMSDDAVKYTEDKVFVMKDDKGFDPVTGAELKVPDTAEDVVNNNLMRGALDAAQAALKLTSKDDAVRAEAAQALFKEPDESRIPMVEKALAAETNPKIKAQLELVRAAGMLTSADKAKRLAAAKELGANRNPDTKLLLNQRLADETEADVKTAIAASIANIDGALVWGDRINAVFSGISLGSVLLLAALGLAITYGLMGVINMAHGELMMIGAYATYVMQGIFQKYFPESMFGWYLVAAIPVSFLASALVGAVLERGVIRFLYGRPLETLLATWGISLMLQQLVRTLFGAQNVGVENPGWMSGGFTMLSNVTLPWNRICIIVFAVLVLLAMGWLIGKTRLGLFVRGVTQNRPIASCMGVNTARIDTYAFALGSGIAGLAGCALSQIGNVGPDLGQSYIVDSFMVVVMGGVGQLAGTVYAALGLGILNKFIEGWAGAVLAKIAVLVFIIIFIQKRPQGIFAMKGRSAEA from the coding sequence ATGCTCTTCATGGCAACGGCCGCCCACGCGCTGACCGCCGACGAAGCTCGGGCCATCGCCTCCGGCGAGTCCGAAGCCCGCATCGCCGCGCTCAACAAGGCCGTGCTCACCGCCGACGACAAGACAGCCGCGTTCATCCAGGCCATGTCCGACGACGCCGTGAAGTACACCGAAGACAAGGTCTTCGTGATGAAAGATGACAAGGGTTTCGACCCCGTCACCGGCGCCGAGCTGAAGGTGCCCGACACCGCCGAAGACGTCGTCAACAACAACCTCATGCGCGGCGCGCTCGATGCCGCGCAGGCCGCGCTCAAGCTCACGAGCAAAGACGACGCGGTGCGCGCCGAAGCCGCACAGGCGCTCTTCAAGGAGCCGGACGAATCCCGTATTCCGATGGTCGAGAAGGCGCTGGCCGCCGAGACCAACCCGAAGATCAAGGCGCAGCTCGAACTCGTGCGCGCCGCCGGCATGCTCACCAGCGCCGACAAGGCCAAGCGCCTCGCGGCCGCCAAGGAACTAGGCGCCAACCGCAACCCCGACACCAAGCTGCTGCTGAACCAGCGGCTGGCCGACGAGACCGAGGCCGACGTGAAGACGGCGATTGCCGCCTCCATCGCCAACATCGACGGCGCGCTGGTCTGGGGCGACCGCATCAACGCCGTGTTCAGCGGCATCAGCCTGGGCTCGGTGCTGCTGCTCGCGGCGCTCGGCCTCGCCATCACCTACGGCCTCATGGGCGTCATCAACATGGCGCACGGCGAGCTGATGATGATCGGCGCCTACGCCACCTACGTGATGCAGGGCATCTTCCAGAAGTACTTTCCCGAGTCGATGTTCGGCTGGTACCTGGTCGCGGCTATTCCCGTGTCCTTCCTCGCATCGGCGCTCGTGGGCGCGGTGCTGGAGCGTGGCGTCATCCGCTTCCTCTACGGCCGGCCGCTCGAGACGCTGCTGGCCACCTGGGGCATCAGCCTGATGCTGCAGCAACTCGTGCGCACGCTCTTCGGCGCGCAGAACGTCGGCGTGGAAAACCCTGGCTGGATGAGCGGCGGCTTCACCATGCTCAGCAATGTCACGCTGCCGTGGAACCGCATCTGCATCATCGTCTTCGCGGTGCTCGTGCTGCTCGCCATGGGCTGGCTCATCGGCAAGACGCGCCTCGGCCTCTTCGTGCGCGGCGTGACGCAGAACCGCCCGATCGCCTCGTGCATGGGCGTGAACACCGCGCGTATCGACACCTACGCCTTTGCGCTCGGCTCGGGCATCGCGGGGCTCGCGGGCTGCGCGCTGAGCCAGATCGGCAACGTCGGTCCTGACCTCGGCCAAAGCTACATCGTCGACAGCTTCATGGTGGTCGTGATGGGCGGCGTCGGCCAGCTCGCGGGCACCGTGTATGCGGCGCTGGGGCTGGGCATTCTCAACAAGTTCATCGAAGGCTGGGCGGGCGCGGTGCTCGCGAAGATCGCGGTGCTTGTCTTCATCATCATCTTCATTCAGAAGAGACCTCAGGGCATCTTCGCCATGAAGGGCCGGAGCGCAGAAGCATGA
- the urtA gene encoding urea ABC transporter substrate-binding protein produces MQRRFTLKALTAAVALASISAAPAFAADTIKVGVLHSLSGTMAISETVLKDTVLMAIDDINKKGGVLGKQLEPVVVDPASNWPLFAEKTKQLLGQDKVSVIFGCWTSVSRKSVLPVVEEMNGLLFYPVQYEGEELSKNVFYTGAAPNQQAIPAVDYLMSKEGGGAKRWVLLGTDYVYPRTTNKILRAYLKSKGVADKDIDEKYTPFGHSDYQTIVADIKKFSAGGKTAVVSTINGDSNVPFYKELGNAGLKAKDVPVVAFSVGEEELRGVDTKPLVGHLAAWNYFMSIKNPTNTAFIKQWSDYAKAKNIAGHKDKPLTNDPMEATWIGIHMWKQAVEKAKSTDTDKVIAAMAGQTFTAPSGIVSKMDEKNHHLHKSVFIGEIKADGQFSVVWKTPGPVKAKPWSPYIEGNDKKPDYPAGKSM; encoded by the coding sequence ATGCAACGTCGTTTCACACTCAAGGCGCTCACCGCCGCCGTCGCGCTGGCCAGCATTTCTGCTGCGCCCGCATTCGCTGCCGACACCATCAAGGTCGGCGTGCTGCACTCGCTGTCGGGCACGATGGCCATTTCGGAAACCGTGTTGAAAGACACGGTGCTGATGGCCATCGACGACATCAACAAGAAGGGCGGCGTGCTGGGCAAACAGCTCGAGCCCGTGGTGGTCGATCCGGCCTCCAACTGGCCGCTATTCGCTGAAAAAACCAAGCAGTTGCTCGGCCAGGACAAGGTCTCGGTGATCTTCGGCTGCTGGACCTCGGTGTCGCGCAAGTCGGTGCTGCCGGTTGTCGAAGAAATGAACGGCCTGCTGTTCTACCCCGTGCAGTACGAGGGCGAAGAGCTCTCCAAGAACGTGTTCTACACGGGCGCCGCGCCCAACCAGCAAGCCATTCCGGCGGTCGACTACCTGATGAGCAAGGAAGGCGGCGGCGCCAAGCGCTGGGTGCTGTTGGGCACCGACTACGTGTACCCCCGCACGACCAACAAGATCCTGCGCGCCTACTTGAAGAGCAAGGGCGTGGCCGACAAGGACATCGACGAGAAGTACACACCCTTCGGCCACAGCGACTACCAGACCATCGTCGCCGACATCAAGAAGTTCTCGGCCGGTGGCAAGACGGCTGTGGTCTCGACCATCAACGGCGACTCCAACGTGCCCTTCTACAAGGAACTGGGCAACGCGGGCCTGAAGGCCAAGGACGTGCCGGTCGTCGCCTTCTCGGTGGGCGAGGAAGAACTGCGCGGCGTGGACACCAAGCCGCTGGTGGGCCACCTCGCGGCATGGAACTACTTCATGTCGATCAAGAACCCGACCAACACCGCGTTCATCAAGCAGTGGAGCGACTACGCCAAGGCCAAGAACATCGCCGGCCACAAGGACAAGCCGCTCACCAACGACCCGATGGAAGCCACCTGGATCGGCATCCACATGTGGAAGCAGGCGGTGGAGAAGGCCAAGTCGACCGACACCGACAAGGTGATCGCGGCCATGGCCGGCCAGACCTTCACGGCGCCCTCGGGCATCGTCTCGAAGATGGACGAGAAGAACCATCACCTGCACAAGAGCGTGTTCATCGGCGAGATCAAGGCCGACGGGCAGTTCAGCGTGGTGTGGAAGACGCCGGGTCCGGTGAAGGCGAAGCCTTGGAGCCCGTACATCGAAGGCAACGACAAGAAGCCGGATTACCCAGCTGGCAAGTCGATGTAA
- a CDS encoding nucleotide pyrophosphohydrolase codes for MESELKSLVQALRDFAQARAWEPYHSPKNLASALSVEAAELLEHFQWLTEAQSRSLDPAKRAEVGAEMADVFLYLLQLADKLDIDLIDAARRKMIVNARKYPVPVDPPT; via the coding sequence ATGGAATCCGAACTGAAATCGCTGGTCCAGGCCCTGCGCGACTTTGCGCAGGCCCGGGCCTGGGAGCCCTATCACTCCCCCAAGAACCTCGCCTCGGCGCTGTCGGTCGAAGCGGCCGAACTGCTCGAGCATTTCCAGTGGCTCACCGAAGCGCAGAGCCGGTCGCTCGACCCCGCCAAGCGTGCCGAGGTCGGCGCCGAGATGGCGGACGTGTTCCTCTATCTGCTGCAGCTCGCCGACAAGCTCGACATCGACCTCATCGATGCGGCACGGCGAAAGATGATCGTCAACGCGCGGAAGTACCCGGTTCCCGTCGATCCACCCACCTGA
- a CDS encoding aspartate aminotransferase family protein — protein MSSNDDPRFWQQAKQHLVRYGGSFEPLIIERAEGCFVYDADGRGILDFTSGQMSALLGHSHPDIVAVVTEQIRSLDHLFSGMLSRPVVALAAEIARHAPPGLERCLLLSTGAESNEAALRMAKLVTGRHEVVAFTQSWHGMTGSAAAATYSAGRKGYGPAAAGSFAIPAPNAYRPRFTTVEGALDWRRELDDGFEQVDRQSTGALAAFIAEPILSSGGILELPPGYMAALKKKCEERGMLLILDEAQTGVGRTGLMFACERDGVAPDILTLSKTLGAGLPLAAMVTTAAIEEEAHARGFLFYTTHVSDPLPAAVGLKVLEVVERDGLVERARVAGERLQKGLQTLQSRHECIGDVRGRGLLLGLEVVASRETREPAFELGEAVTRECMKLGLSMNIVKLPSMGGVFRIAPPLTISDSEIDLGLELLDKAIATAVRGA, from the coding sequence ATGAGCAGCAACGACGACCCCAGGTTCTGGCAACAGGCGAAGCAGCATCTGGTGCGCTACGGCGGCAGCTTCGAGCCACTGATCATCGAGCGCGCCGAGGGTTGTTTCGTCTACGACGCCGATGGCCGCGGCATCCTCGATTTCACCTCCGGTCAGATGAGTGCTTTGCTGGGCCACTCGCACCCCGACATCGTGGCGGTGGTCACCGAGCAGATCCGCTCGCTGGACCACCTCTTCAGCGGCATGCTGTCGCGGCCGGTGGTGGCGCTCGCCGCCGAAATCGCGCGGCACGCGCCGCCCGGGCTGGAGCGCTGCCTGCTCCTGAGCACCGGCGCGGAGTCGAACGAAGCGGCGCTGCGCATGGCCAAGCTCGTCACGGGCCGGCACGAGGTGGTGGCCTTCACGCAGTCATGGCATGGCATGACCGGCAGCGCGGCCGCGGCCACCTACAGCGCCGGCCGCAAGGGCTACGGTCCGGCGGCAGCAGGCTCGTTCGCCATCCCGGCGCCGAACGCCTACCGCCCGCGCTTCACGACCGTGGAGGGCGCGCTCGATTGGCGCCGCGAACTCGACGACGGCTTCGAGCAGGTCGACCGCCAGTCCACCGGCGCTCTCGCCGCCTTCATCGCCGAGCCCATCCTCAGCAGCGGCGGCATCCTCGAACTGCCGCCGGGCTACATGGCGGCGCTCAAGAAGAAGTGCGAGGAGCGCGGCATGCTCTTGATCCTCGACGAGGCGCAGACCGGCGTCGGCCGCACCGGGCTGATGTTCGCGTGCGAGCGCGACGGCGTCGCCCCCGACATCCTCACGCTCTCCAAGACGCTGGGCGCAGGCCTGCCGCTCGCGGCGATGGTGACGACCGCCGCGATCGAGGAGGAGGCCCATGCGCGCGGCTTCCTGTTCTATACGACGCACGTCTCCGACCCGCTGCCGGCGGCAGTCGGCCTGAAGGTGCTGGAGGTCGTGGAGCGCGACGGGCTGGTCGAACGCGCGCGCGTCGCCGGCGAGCGCCTGCAAAAGGGATTGCAGACGCTGCAGTCGCGCCATGAATGCATCGGCGACGTGCGCGGCCGCGGCCTGCTGCTCGGGTTGGAAGTCGTCGCCAGCCGCGAGACCCGCGAGCCGGCCTTCGAGCTCGGCGAGGCCGTCACGCGCGAATGCATGAAGCTCGGGCTGAGCATGAACATCGTGAAGCTGCCGTCGATGGGCGGCGTGTTCCGCATCGCACCGCCGCTGACGATCAGCGACAGCGAGATCGACCTGGGCCTGGAGCTGCTCGACAAGGCGATCGCGACGGCCGTGCGGGGGGCGTAG
- a CDS encoding LysR family transcriptional regulator — protein MSQSLDIDLLRSFVAIAETGVLGQAALRVGRTQSALSMQMQRLEGIVEQPLLHRTGRGVTLTATGERLLVRAVELLRKHDEALAELRGEQLSGVLRFSCPDDYAVVFLPYLLQSFASLHPRVQLEVMCAPTPRLHELLARHAVDLALVSVAASVAGDAAGDDVIRREPLVWVAHRDGAAASLDPLPLALGAPDALDHRLPRQALEAAGRAYRLAYASSSLSGLVGMARSGQAVIVLTRTAVPDDLQILTAEQGFPELPSVGVTLAFDREAPTALTAAFAAHVRKFLPAA, from the coding sequence GTGAGCCAGTCGCTGGACATCGACCTTCTGCGCAGCTTCGTCGCCATCGCCGAGACGGGCGTGCTGGGCCAGGCGGCGCTGCGCGTCGGGCGCACGCAGTCGGCGCTCAGCATGCAGATGCAGCGGCTCGAAGGCATCGTCGAGCAGCCGCTGCTGCACCGCACCGGCCGTGGCGTCACGCTCACCGCGACCGGCGAGCGGCTCCTCGTTCGCGCGGTCGAACTGCTGCGCAAGCACGACGAAGCGCTGGCCGAACTGCGCGGCGAGCAACTGTCCGGCGTGCTGCGCTTCAGTTGCCCCGACGACTATGCCGTCGTCTTCCTGCCGTACCTGCTGCAGAGCTTTGCGAGCCTGCATCCGCGCGTGCAACTGGAAGTGATGTGCGCGCCGACCCCGCGGCTGCACGAGCTGCTGGCGCGGCATGCGGTCGACCTTGCACTGGTGTCCGTGGCGGCGTCCGTGGCAGGTGATGCCGCCGGCGACGACGTGATCCGCCGCGAGCCGCTGGTGTGGGTGGCGCACCGCGACGGCGCCGCCGCGTCGCTCGACCCGCTGCCGCTGGCGCTGGGCGCACCGGATGCACTGGACCACCGGCTGCCGCGGCAGGCGCTGGAAGCCGCGGGCCGCGCCTACCGCCTCGCCTATGCGAGCAGCAGCCTCTCGGGCCTGGTCGGCATGGCGCGATCGGGACAGGCCGTCATCGTGCTGACGCGCACGGCCGTGCCGGACGACCTGCAGATCCTCACGGCGGAACAGGGATTCCCCGAACTGCCGAGCGTCGGGGTCACGCTGGCGTTCGACCGCGAGGCGCCCACGGCGTTGACGGCGGCGTTCGCGGCGCATGTCAGGAAGTTTCTTCCGGCGGCTTGA
- a CDS encoding alpha/beta hydrolase family esterase, whose amino-acid sequence MARRSTASVFARAYERNLKALTKITLGNSKRVAGQVQRATAKRLKPPPGKGDWLSGMAIGAGGARGYHLFRPAGLLLKPGEKLPLMVMLHGCGQSGRDFAASTRMNALAVRQRFLVLYPEQDRLAHPQGCWNWYERRSGKADAEAATLMAAVDQACMLYPVDRERVALAGLSAGASMAALLATRYPQRFRAVVMHSGVAPGAAKSSATALGAMRGQNVPPMPVTAVGKAMGAAAVFATLPPMLVLHGDADAVVVPSNAVNSAAVWATAMGARPGLPRDVQRGKRRPMRVTDFKRKGRTVVSLCEIAGLGHAWSGGASKLLFSDAAGPDATRMTWAFAMTQFKHALKT is encoded by the coding sequence ATGGCCCGTCGTTCCACCGCTTCCGTCTTCGCCCGCGCCTACGAGCGCAACCTGAAGGCGCTCACCAAGATCACGCTCGGCAACAGCAAGCGCGTGGCGGGCCAGGTGCAGCGCGCGACCGCCAAGCGCCTGAAGCCGCCGCCCGGCAAGGGCGACTGGCTCAGCGGCATGGCGATCGGTGCGGGTGGGGCGCGCGGCTATCACCTGTTCCGCCCCGCGGGCCTGCTGCTCAAGCCCGGCGAGAAGCTGCCGCTCATGGTCATGCTGCATGGCTGCGGGCAGAGCGGACGCGACTTCGCGGCCAGCACGCGCATGAACGCGCTGGCGGTGCGCCAGCGCTTCCTGGTGCTCTACCCTGAGCAGGACCGGCTCGCGCATCCCCAAGGCTGCTGGAACTGGTACGAGCGCCGCTCCGGCAAGGCAGACGCCGAGGCCGCGACCTTGATGGCCGCGGTCGACCAGGCCTGCATGCTCTATCCGGTGGACCGCGAGCGCGTCGCATTGGCTGGCCTCTCGGCCGGCGCCAGCATGGCGGCGCTGCTGGCCACGCGCTACCCGCAGCGCTTTCGCGCCGTCGTCATGCACTCGGGCGTGGCGCCCGGCGCCGCGAAGTCGTCGGCCACCGCGCTCGGCGCGATGCGCGGGCAGAACGTGCCGCCGATGCCTGTTACCGCGGTCGGCAAGGCGATGGGCGCGGCGGCCGTGTTCGCGACCCTGCCGCCGATGCTCGTGCTGCATGGCGATGCCGATGCCGTGGTCGTGCCCAGCAACGCCGTCAACAGCGCCGCCGTCTGGGCTACGGCGATGGGTGCGCGGCCCGGTTTGCCGCGCGACGTGCAGCGCGGCAAGCGCCGCCCGATGCGCGTGACCGACTTCAAGCGCAAGGGCCGCACGGTGGTCTCGCTGTGCGAGATCGCGGGGCTCGGGCATGCGTGGAGCGGCGGCGCGTCGAAGCTGCTGTTCAGCGATGCGGCCGGGCCCGATGCCACGCGCATGACCTGGGCGTTTGCGATGACGCAGTTCAAGCACGCGCTCAAGACCTGA
- the ppk2 gene encoding polyphosphate kinase 2, whose amino-acid sequence MLTSALPDHEDLMQRIARDLIDSYDEELELEIEDRNIDGLDAASVNTPTDKAARQAYFRELFRLQGELVKLQDWVQHSKQKVVILFEGRDAAGKGGVIKRITQRLNPRVARVAALPAPNDRERTQWYFQRYAAHLPAAGEMVLFDRSWYNRAGVERVMGFCSDDEYEEFFRTVPEFEKMLVRSGIKLIKYWFSITDDEQHMRFLGRIHDPLKQWKLSPMDLESRRRWEEYTKAKEIMLERTHIPEAPWWVVQAVDKKKARLNCISHLLGQLPYQEVAHPPVELPERVRHDDYLRQPVPANMIVPEIY is encoded by the coding sequence ATGCTGACGAGCGCCCTTCCAGACCACGAAGACCTGATGCAACGCATCGCCCGCGACCTGATCGACAGCTACGACGAAGAGCTCGAGCTGGAGATCGAAGACCGCAACATCGACGGGCTCGACGCCGCCAGCGTCAACACCCCCACCGACAAGGCGGCCCGCCAGGCTTATTTCAGGGAGCTCTTCCGCCTGCAGGGCGAACTCGTCAAGCTGCAGGACTGGGTGCAGCACAGCAAGCAGAAGGTCGTCATCCTGTTCGAAGGCCGCGATGCGGCGGGCAAGGGCGGCGTCATCAAGCGCATCACGCAGCGGTTGAATCCGCGCGTGGCCCGCGTGGCCGCGCTGCCCGCACCGAACGACCGCGAACGCACGCAGTGGTACTTCCAGCGCTATGCCGCGCACCTGCCGGCGGCCGGCGAGATGGTGCTGTTCGATCGCAGCTGGTACAACCGCGCCGGCGTCGAGCGCGTGATGGGTTTCTGCAGCGACGACGAGTACGAGGAGTTCTTTCGCACCGTGCCCGAGTTCGAGAAGATGCTCGTGCGCTCGGGCATCAAGCTCATCAAGTACTGGTTCTCCATCACCGACGACGAGCAGCACATGCGCTTTCTCGGCCGCATCCACGATCCGCTCAAGCAATGGAAGCTGAGCCCCATGGACCTGGAGAGCCGCCGCCGCTGGGAGGAATACACCAAGGCGAAGGAAATCATGCTGGAGCGCACCCACATTCCCGAGGCGCCGTGGTGGGTGGTGCAGGCGGTCGACAAGAAGAAGGCGCGGCTGAATTGCATCAGCCATCTGCTGGGACAACTGCCGTATCAGGAAGTGGCGCATCCGCCGGTCGAACTGCCCGAGCGCGTGCGGCACGACGACTACCTGCGTCAGCCTGTGCCCGCCAACATGATCGTTCCGGAAATCTATTGA
- a CDS encoding inorganic phosphate transporter: MNTLAAPTTEMPAAPAEAHRPKLDAKPGPITLITFVGLLAAGLLFTAWSLVGDVTASGAPMTTWVPYILLGVALLIALGFEFVNGFHDTANAVATVIYTHSLPPNFAVVWSGFFNFLGVLVSSGAVAFGIIALLPVELILQVGSGAGFAMVFALLIAAIIWNLGTWWLGLPASSSHTLIGSIIGVGIANALMHGRDGTSGVDWAQATKVGYSLLLSPMVGFGCAALLLLALRAFVKNRALYEEPKGSAPPPWWIRGLLILTCTGVSFAHGSNDGQKGMGLIMLILVGTVPMAYALNRTMPANETVKFVAVAEMTQNALNRSVPTSLPALAPAEARDALSTYVRTREFNDKVVPALAATAGSIGEQVRKHGSLAAVPAEAVANVRNDMYLASEAIRHLDKSGAAKFDDETRLRVGAFRQELDDATRFIPLWVKIAVAIALGLGTMIGWKRIVVTVGEKIGKTHLSYAQGASAEVVAMLTIGAADMYGLPVSTTHVLSSGVAGTMTASGSGLQMSTLRNLALAWVLTLPVAMLLSGSLYWLFTRLF, translated from the coding sequence ATGAACACGCTCGCCGCCCCGACCACGGAGATGCCGGCCGCGCCCGCCGAGGCGCACCGGCCCAAGCTCGACGCCAAGCCCGGTCCGATCACGCTGATCACCTTCGTGGGCCTCCTGGCCGCGGGCCTGCTCTTCACGGCGTGGAGCCTGGTGGGCGACGTCACGGCCTCGGGCGCGCCCATGACGACCTGGGTGCCCTATATCTTGCTGGGCGTGGCGCTCCTGATCGCGCTGGGCTTCGAGTTCGTCAACGGCTTCCACGACACGGCCAATGCGGTGGCCACGGTGATCTATACGCACTCGCTGCCGCCCAACTTCGCGGTGGTGTGGTCGGGCTTCTTCAATTTCCTGGGCGTGCTGGTGTCCAGCGGCGCGGTGGCCTTCGGCATCATCGCGCTGCTGCCGGTGGAGCTGATCTTGCAGGTGGGCTCGGGCGCAGGCTTCGCGATGGTGTTCGCACTGCTGATCGCCGCGATCATCTGGAACCTGGGCACCTGGTGGCTCGGGCTGCCGGCGTCGTCGTCGCACACGCTGATCGGCTCGATCATCGGCGTGGGCATTGCCAACGCGCTCATGCATGGGCGCGACGGCACCAGCGGCGTCGACTGGGCGCAGGCGACCAAGGTGGGCTATTCGCTGCTGCTCTCGCCGATGGTGGGCTTCGGCTGCGCGGCGCTGCTGCTGCTCGCGCTGCGCGCCTTCGTGAAGAACCGCGCGCTGTATGAAGAGCCCAAGGGCAGCGCGCCGCCGCCGTGGTGGATTCGCGGCCTGTTGATCCTGACCTGCACCGGCGTGTCGTTCGCGCACGGCTCCAACGACGGGCAGAAGGGCATGGGCCTGATCATGCTGATCCTGGTCGGCACGGTGCCGATGGCCTACGCGCTGAACCGCACGATGCCCGCCAACGAAACGGTGAAGTTCGTCGCCGTGGCCGAGATGACGCAGAACGCGCTCAACCGCAGCGTGCCGACCTCGCTGCCCGCGCTGGCGCCGGCAGAGGCGCGCGATGCGCTCTCCACTTACGTTCGCACCCGCGAGTTCAACGACAAGGTCGTGCCCGCGCTGGCCGCGACCGCCGGCAGCATCGGCGAGCAGGTGCGCAAGCACGGTTCCCTTGCGGCGGTGCCGGCCGAAGCCGTCGCCAACGTGCGCAACGACATGTACCTGGCCTCCGAAGCCATTCGCCACCTCGACAAGAGCGGCGCCGCGAAGTTCGACGACGAGACCAGGCTGCGCGTCGGCGCGTTTCGCCAGGAGCTGGACGATGCGACGCGCTTCATTCCGCTGTGGGTCAAGATTGCCGTGGCCATCGCGCTTGGCCTGGGCACGATGATCGGCTGGAAGCGCATCGTGGTCACCGTGGGCGAGAAGATCGGCAAGACGCACCTGAGCTACGCGCAGGGCGCATCGGCCGAGGTGGTGGCGATGCTCACCATCGGCGCGGCCGACATGTACGGCCTGCCGGTATCCACCACGCACGTGCTCTCTTCCGGCGTGGCCGGCACCATGACGGCCAGCGGCTCGGGCCTGCAGATGTCCACGCTGCGCAACCTCGCGCTCGCCTGGGTTCTGACGCTGCCCGTGGCCATGCTGCTGTCGGGCTCGCTCTACTGGCTCTTCACCCGTCTTTTCTGA